One genomic window of Eggerthella timonensis includes the following:
- a CDS encoding Lin1244/Lin1753 domain-containing protein: MMAKPYIKLDLDWREDSKVILFESRYKKAALVDLVQLFVLLGEFGGSIDMTDEGARLRVQKVLGKSAAETRRFIDRCAECGIVSKEAWEALERVGSERSEKDGTARKKRRDYALAASAAAADKRDTVTP, from the coding sequence ATGATGGCAAAACCCTACATTAAACTCGATCTGGACTGGCGCGAGGACTCGAAGGTAATTCTTTTCGAATCGCGCTACAAGAAAGCGGCGCTCGTTGATCTCGTGCAGCTCTTCGTGCTGCTCGGCGAATTCGGTGGGAGCATCGACATGACCGACGAGGGTGCGCGTCTGCGCGTGCAGAAGGTGCTCGGTAAGAGTGCTGCGGAGACGAGGCGCTTCATCGACCGGTGCGCCGAGTGCGGCATAGTGTCGAAGGAGGCGTGGGAGGCGCTCGAGCGCGTCGGCAGCGAGCGGTCGGAGAAGGACGGGACGGCGCGCAAGAAGCGCCGCGACTACGCGCTGGCGGCGTCTGCCGCTGCGGCGGACAAGAGGGATACCGTGACACCGTGA